One part of the Thermoanaerobacterium sp. CMT5567-10 genome encodes these proteins:
- the pseG gene encoding UDP-2,4-diacetamido-2,4,6-trideoxy-beta-L-altropyranose hydrolase codes for MLKVAIRADGGSKIGMGHITRCLALAEELKDENCDITFITKNIEAVTKKLIEEKFKFIALSDLQTEEIIYMKEKIKGFDILITDSYDIDFKYLDEIKKRGIFLVTVDDLNLLESYPSDIVINGNIYAEDLNYTSTYGQTKFLLGTKYTLLRKEFRNIPPKEIKDTLENILITMGGSDHNGFTLKILEIIKERRDLKIDVVIGPSFEDKLVNEINELVKMNGNISMYYNVNAEIMKELMIKADIAISAGGSTLYELAAAGVPTIVIIAADNQIKNVEYMTKVECILNLGFEVNKDILLENFNKLSYDNMKRREISSKCQKLVNGNGAKICANKIIHEKSILVG; via the coding sequence TTGCAATTAGAGCTGATGGTGGATCAAAAATAGGTATGGGACATATAACCAGATGTCTGGCTTTAGCAGAGGAGCTTAAAGATGAAAATTGTGATATCACTTTTATTACTAAAAATATTGAAGCAGTAACTAAGAAGCTTATAGAAGAAAAATTTAAATTTATTGCTTTGTCTGATTTGCAAACAGAAGAAATTATTTATATGAAAGAAAAAATAAAGGGATTTGATATTTTAATAACAGATTCTTATGATATTGATTTTAAATATCTTGATGAAATCAAAAAAAGAGGTATATTTTTAGTAACCGTAGATGATCTAAACTTATTAGAAAGTTATCCATCTGACATTGTAATTAATGGGAATATATATGCAGAAGATCTAAATTATACATCTACATATGGACAAACAAAATTTTTATTAGGTACTAAATATACATTATTGAGAAAAGAGTTTAGAAATATACCTCCAAAAGAAATTAAAGATACCTTAGAAAATATTTTAATAACTATGGGTGGAAGTGACCATAACGGATTCACATTAAAAATTTTGGAGATTATTAAAGAAAGAAGAGATCTTAAGATAGATGTAGTGATAGGACCGTCTTTTGAAGATAAATTGGTTAATGAAATTAACGAACTTGTTAAAATGAATGGTAACATATCAATGTATTACAATGTTAATGCGGAGATCATGAAAGAATTAATGATAAAAGCTGATATCGCAATTTCAGCCGGTGGAAGTACGTTATATGAATTAGCTGCAGCGGGTGTTCCTACAATTGTTATAATAGCTGCTGATAATCAAATTAAAAATGTAGAATACATGACAAAAGTAGAATGTATACTTAATTTAGGATTTGAAGTAAATAAAGATATATTATTAGAAAACTTTAATAAATTATCATATGATAACATGAAAAGAAGAGAGATAAGTTCAAAGTGCCAAAAATTAGTAAACGGGAATGGGGCAAAAATTTGTGCAAATAAAATAATACATGAAAAAAGTATATTAGTAGGTTAA
- a CDS encoding SH3 domain-containing protein, translating into MEVFYIIPGTKLEMLDAEYWIKKIADADSLIMTQDDIVKFNKRIVEKCDSVYDLKSYRDSFTYDELLSLIRAYKLPEKEMYLRNGEIVKRDFYHHITDNLNITEIKEVNPVQYGITIRKTSLRSFPTEIAVYSRKGDIEFDRFQETSCHAIEPVIVLYESKDKKWYFVQMYNYRGWVKATDIAIAKDKEEVFDYLDTDDFIVVTGNHVMTQSNPYDDDVSEIQFDMGTRIPLETDMPDSVANQSTYGNYVIKLPSRDDKGNLVFKDGLISIKEDVRRGYIPYTRANVLNQAFKLIGDRYGWGDSFNGRDCSSFIMYVYKTFGLKLPRNADEQEKCLGIVHKFSDGLSLDGRIKVFDKIKPGAAIYMPGHAMMYVGMDGGVPYIIHDFTGYGEKNGDEYDFIPVNEVMVTSSLLPTSSGIAFIERFSSAIQFEM; encoded by the coding sequence ATGGAGGTGTTCTATATTATACCCGGAACAAAGTTAGAGATGCTTGATGCTGAATACTGGATAAAGAAAATAGCCGATGCTGATAGCCTTATAATGACACAGGATGATATTGTGAAGTTCAACAAGAGAATTGTAGAAAAATGTGATAGCGTTTATGATTTAAAAAGCTATAGGGATAGTTTTACTTACGATGAATTGTTGTCTTTGATAAGGGCATATAAGTTGCCAGAAAAAGAGATGTATTTAAGAAATGGTGAAATAGTAAAAAGAGATTTTTATCATCATATAACTGACAATTTAAATATCACTGAAATAAAAGAAGTCAATCCAGTACAGTACGGCATTACCATAAGAAAGACATCTCTTAGAAGCTTTCCTACGGAAATAGCGGTATACAGCAGAAAAGGCGATATCGAATTTGACAGGTTTCAAGAGACATCGTGTCATGCGATAGAGCCTGTTATCGTACTTTATGAAAGTAAAGATAAAAAGTGGTATTTTGTACAGATGTACAACTACAGAGGTTGGGTGAAAGCTACTGATATAGCAATTGCAAAAGATAAAGAGGAAGTATTTGATTATCTTGATACAGATGACTTCATAGTTGTTACAGGAAATCATGTTATGACACAGTCAAATCCATATGATGACGATGTATCTGAAATTCAGTTTGACATGGGTACGAGAATACCACTGGAAACGGATATGCCTGATAGTGTAGCAAATCAATCTACTTATGGCAATTATGTGATAAAGCTGCCGTCAAGGGATGATAAAGGCAATCTAGTCTTTAAAGACGGGCTAATATCGATAAAAGAAGATGTGAGGCGAGGTTACATTCCATATACAAGGGCGAATGTTTTAAATCAGGCCTTTAAGCTAATAGGAGATAGATATGGATGGGGAGACAGCTTCAATGGTAGGGACTGTTCTAGTTTTATCATGTATGTATACAAGACATTTGGATTAAAGCTTCCAAGAAATGCTGATGAGCAGGAAAAATGTCTAGGAATAGTCCATAAATTTTCTGATGGATTATCATTAGATGGGAGAATAAAGGTTTTTGATAAGATTAAGCCCGGTGCTGCTATTTATATGCCCGGTCATGCTATGATGTACGTGGGAATGGATGGTGGAGTGCCGTACATCATACACGACTTTACTGGATATGGTGAAAAAAATGGAGATGAATATGACTTCATACCAGTTAATGAAGTCATGGTTACATCATCACTTCTACCTACATCAAGTGGCATAGCATTTATAGAGAGATTTTCTTCTGCCATTCAGTTTGAGATGTAG
- a CDS encoding TIGR03915 family putative DNA repair protein: MVNYIFDGTFDGLMTVIYVSYYNHQVPNDILSENSYQKNFLGDDIYISTDINKSNKVQNAIKNKISKEALKNIYYVYLSELESSYMLIYKYVRLGFKIGRKINYFLQNDIVNDVIKLSQRINHEAYKMIELIRFKEIKNGLFYAKIHPDYNVLPLIVPHFAERFQDQYFVIHDVKRNLSAVYDKKSWIITDISPENTLITKEEEDFENLWKIYHKNISIEERKNLRLQRQHMPKKYWDILIEKQ; encoded by the coding sequence ATGGTAAACTACATTTTTGATGGGACATTTGACGGGCTTATGACAGTCATATATGTGTCATATTATAATCATCAAGTGCCAAATGATATTTTATCAGAAAACAGTTATCAAAAAAATTTTCTCGGAGATGACATATACATTTCAACTGATATAAATAAATCTAATAAAGTGCAAAATGCAATCAAAAACAAAATATCAAAAGAAGCTCTCAAAAATATTTACTACGTTTATCTGTCTGAACTAGAATCATCATACATGTTGATATATAAATATGTAAGATTGGGATTTAAGATAGGACGAAAAATTAATTATTTTCTTCAAAATGACATAGTGAACGATGTGATTAAATTAAGTCAAAGAATTAATCATGAAGCCTATAAAATGATAGAATTAATAAGATTTAAAGAGATAAAAAATGGATTATTTTATGCTAAAATACACCCTGATTACAATGTGCTGCCTCTCATTGTGCCTCACTTTGCTGAAAGATTTCAAGACCAATATTTTGTGATACATGATGTGAAAAGAAATTTATCAGCAGTTTATGACAAAAAATCTTGGATAATAACTGACATATCTCCTGAAAACACATTGATTACAAAAGAGGAGGAAGATTTTGAAAATCTCTGGAAAATCTACCATAAAAATATCTCTATAGAAGAAAGGAAAAACCTAAGGCTTCAAAGACAGCACATGCCAAAGAAATACTGGGACATACTGATTGAAAAGCAATAA
- a CDS encoding putative DNA modification/repair radical SAM protein yields the protein MELYDKIRILADAAKYDVSCSSSGSNRENKNGGIGNASFYGICHSWSDDGRCISLLKILFTNICIYNCSYCVNRCSNDIERALFTPDELADLTINFYRRNYIEGLFLSSAVYKSPDYTMELLIKTVKKLREDYNFNGYIHLKAIPGADINLIRLAGLYADRMSVNIELPSEKSLKLLAPQKTKESIIKPMSFIHNQLLEKSDSKKLMRYSDKFVPAGQTTQLIIGATPESDRTILKLSENLYKLYSLKRVYYSAYIPVSNGNNISGVTSPPLLREHRLYQADWLLRYYNFTADELLNEKNPNFNISLDPKVDWALKNLSLFPVEVNTADYNTLLRVPGIGVRTAKRIISARKASSLSYDSLKKLGVVLKRAKYFITCNGKYYGGCEIETNKIKNKLLPKSNVLEGQLSIFDSFYKTENNLPIIV from the coding sequence ATGGAGCTTTATGATAAGATAAGGATATTAGCTGATGCTGCAAAATACGATGTCTCTTGTTCATCCAGCGGAAGCAATAGAGAAAATAAAAATGGCGGTATCGGGAATGCATCGTTTTACGGAATATGCCATAGTTGGTCTGATGATGGAAGGTGCATATCACTTCTTAAAATATTATTTACAAATATATGCATATACAACTGCTCATATTGTGTCAATAGATGCTCAAATGACATAGAAAGGGCATTATTCACACCTGATGAGCTTGCTGACCTTACGATAAATTTTTACCGCAGAAACTACATAGAAGGATTATTTTTAAGCTCAGCAGTTTACAAAAGCCCGGACTATACAATGGAGCTTCTGATTAAGACAGTCAAAAAACTTAGAGAAGATTATAATTTTAATGGTTACATACATTTAAAAGCCATACCTGGGGCAGATATAAATCTGATAAGATTAGCAGGGCTTTATGCCGACCGCATGAGCGTGAATATCGAGCTTCCATCCGAAAAATCTCTAAAGCTATTGGCACCTCAGAAAACAAAAGAATCAATAATAAAGCCCATGAGCTTCATACACAATCAGCTGCTGGAAAAAAGTGATTCAAAAAAATTAATGCGCTACTCAGATAAGTTCGTACCTGCAGGACAGACAACACAGCTTATAATAGGTGCAACACCTGAAAGCGATAGAACTATACTGAAATTATCAGAAAATCTATACAAGCTTTACAGCCTTAAAAGAGTATATTATTCTGCCTACATACCTGTTTCTAATGGCAACAATATTTCTGGAGTGACATCGCCGCCTCTTTTAAGAGAGCACCGCTTATACCAAGCAGATTGGCTTTTGAGGTACTACAACTTTACCGCAGACGAATTATTAAATGAAAAAAATCCAAATTTCAATATATCACTCGATCCCAAAGTCGATTGGGCACTTAAAAATTTAAGCCTTTTTCCTGTAGAAGTAAACACTGCAGACTACAATACGCTTCTTAGAGTCCCAGGTATCGGCGTCAGAACAGCCAAGCGGATAATCTCAGCAAGAAAAGCATCTTCTTTAAGCTATGACTCTCTTAAAAAGCTGGGAGTCGTATTAAAAAGGGCAAAGTATTTTATAACTTGCAACGGAAAATACTATGGTGGATGTGAAATAGAAACTAACAAAATAAAAAATAAACTTTTGCCAAAAAGCAATGTCTTAGAAGGCCAGCTCAGCATCTTTGACTCATTTTACAAAACAGAAAATAATCTACCTATAATCGTATGA
- a CDS encoding aspartyl-phosphate phosphatase Spo0E family protein, which produces MAKVIKEHYYKNDFVEEKIKLLKSELDKHIVDKPKALEISQELDKLIVEYMSSDTKKSSK; this is translated from the coding sequence ATGGCAAAGGTTATAAAAGAACACTATTATAAAAATGATTTTGTTGAGGAGAAAATAAAGTTATTAAAAAGTGAACTGGATAAGCATATCGTCGATAAGCCTAAAGCACTTGAAATAAGCCAAGAACTGGACAAGCTTATTGTAGAATATATGTCTAGTGATACAAAGAAAAGCTCAAAGTGA
- a CDS encoding flagellar protein FlaG: MIQSISLEGGKAKFNDSLSTDNLNDVKNILKNPVDEKSIKDEINDVNNKIKTSDGTYFEFSVHKPTNTIVVKIIDSKTDQVIDEIPPEKILDLVAGLWKIAGLFVDRKI; the protein is encoded by the coding sequence ATGATTCAAAGTATTTCGCTAGAAGGAGGAAAGGCAAAGTTCAATGACAGTTTATCGACAGACAATCTAAATGATGTAAAAAATATCTTGAAAAATCCAGTTGATGAAAAGTCTATCAAAGATGAGATCAATGACGTTAACAATAAGATAAAGACTAGCGATGGGACGTATTTTGAATTTTCTGTGCATAAGCCGACAAATACAATAGTAGTGAAGATTATAGATAGTAAAACAGATCAAGTTATAGACGAAATACCGCCGGAAAAAATATTAGATTTAGTGGCGGGTTTGTGGAAAATAGCAGGTTTATTTGTCGATAGAAAAATTTAG
- the fliD gene encoding flagellar filament capping protein FliD, which translates to MDPISLQNSTTSNLLRISGLASGIDTDSIVKQLMTAASQPLYELEQQKQWLQWQQEDLQDINTKLLSLRDNTLFKMKLQGTYLAKTVSSNTSIATATAGVNAVNGTYTLNVNQLATGATSASTSAIGAYTKNSDGSITYKTLILSGTTYTLNLNGKQITLGSSDKDWTINDIVSAINSANTGSNATGVNATYDTTTDRLFLITNSTGSNAKIDFSGTDSNALNFLTNTLKLNTSTVTGTDASFSFNDVNMTTSSNNVTVAGININLTGKGYTTLSVQTDTDTIYNSIKSFVDAYNDVITQINSKLTEERYYDYKPLTDAQKEQMNDNDITLWQQKARSGDLNGNSTLTSIYYSLRNAISGTVTASDGTKMTLSSIGITTGQWYEGGKLYIDDTKLKDAIQKNPQEVMDLFTKIDSATELNATPGSSQNDGIAARLYYIVNNGINSITQEAGGGQYQLYDNSFIGQQINDLNQRISDMQDHLNTLEQQYYNQFTQLETYMAQMNSQSQWLSQQLSG; encoded by the coding sequence ATGGATCCTATTAGCTTGCAAAATTCTACTACAAGCAATTTACTGAGGATAAGCGGTCTTGCATCAGGTATCGATACGGATTCTATAGTGAAGCAGCTTATGACGGCTGCAAGCCAGCCACTTTATGAATTGGAACAGCAAAAGCAGTGGCTTCAGTGGCAGCAGGAAGATCTTCAGGACATAAATACAAAGCTTTTGTCCCTTAGGGATAACACTTTGTTTAAGATGAAACTGCAAGGGACGTATCTTGCAAAGACTGTTTCATCAAATACATCTATAGCGACAGCGACAGCGGGTGTAAATGCTGTCAATGGGACGTATACATTAAATGTTAATCAATTAGCAACAGGGGCAACTTCTGCCAGCACTTCTGCAATCGGTGCTTATACTAAAAACTCTGATGGCAGTATAACATATAAAACTTTAATTCTTTCAGGAACTACGTATACATTAAATTTAAATGGTAAGCAAATCACGCTTGGCAGTAGTGACAAGGATTGGACAATAAATGATATTGTTTCAGCAATTAATAGTGCCAATACTGGCAGCAATGCAACAGGTGTCAATGCGACTTATGATACAACTACAGACAGATTATTCTTAATAACAAATTCAACAGGGTCAAATGCAAAGATCGATTTTAGCGGGACAGATTCAAATGCTCTTAACTTTTTAACGAATACATTGAAATTAAATACATCTACTGTCACTGGTACAGATGCTTCATTTTCTTTTAACGATGTAAACATGACTACATCTTCAAACAATGTCACAGTTGCAGGAATAAACATTAATCTTACAGGCAAAGGTTATACAACTCTCTCCGTTCAAACAGATACAGATACGATATACAACAGCATAAAAAGTTTTGTTGATGCATATAATGATGTGATTACTCAGATAAATTCAAAGTTAACAGAGGAGAGGTATTATGATTATAAGCCTCTTACAGATGCGCAGAAAGAGCAGATGAATGACAATGACATTACACTGTGGCAGCAGAAGGCGAGAAGCGGTGATTTGAACGGCAATAGTACACTTACATCTATATATTATTCTTTGAGAAATGCCATATCAGGCACTGTGACTGCTTCTGACGGGACGAAGATGACTTTAAGCTCTATTGGGATAACTACTGGGCAGTGGTATGAAGGCGGTAAGCTCTACATAGATGATACGAAGCTTAAAGATGCAATACAAAAAAATCCGCAGGAAGTAATGGATTTATTTACGAAAATTGATTCTGCCACGGAATTAAATGCGACACCTGGCTCCAGTCAAAATGACGGCATAGCAGCAAGGCTTTACTACATAGTGAATAATGGTATAAACTCTATCACACAGGAAGCTGGTGGGGGGCAATATCAACTATATGATAATAGCTTTATAGGACAACAGATTAATGATTTAAATCAGAGAATTTCAGATATGCAGGATCACCTAAATACGCTTGAGCAGCAGTATTATAATCAATTTACTCAATTAGAGACGTATATGGCACAGATGAATTCGCAGAGCCAGTGGTTAAGCCAACAACTTAGTGGCTAA
- the fliS gene encoding flagellar export chaperone FliS, whose product MIDPYLEYKRNSIMTASPEELVMMLYNGIIRFVNEAKQAIDDKNIEGAHNSITRAQDIVLELMSTLDMQYDISKNLYSIYDYISRRLIEANLKKDKVALDEVESLVSDLKDTWGKAMDKVRAKVYSKG is encoded by the coding sequence ATGATTGATCCATACTTGGAATACAAACGGAATTCCATAATGACGGCAAGTCCGGAAGAGCTAGTTATGATGCTGTATAATGGCATTATCCGTTTTGTGAACGAAGCGAAACAGGCAATAGATGATAAGAATATCGAAGGAGCCCATAACAGCATAACAAGAGCACAGGATATTGTATTGGAGCTTATGTCAACTCTTGATATGCAGTATGATATATCAAAGAATCTATATAGTATTTATGATTACATATCAAGAAGGCTTATAGAAGCAAATTTAAAAAAAGATAAAGTTGCATTGGATGAAGTGGAATCATTAGTAAGCGACCTTAAAGATACGTGGGGAAAAGCGATGGATAAAGTTCGAGCAAAAGTTTATTCAAAAGGTTGA
- the flgN gene encoding flagellar export chaperone FlgN gives MISDVKKLIELAEDKLKYLNDMLLLNNELNKAINSQNLDDIKSILGRKQDIINNIDKIDKEFIPMYNLYKKVNRIDSIFNTPNNNTEKSVLKGILIEIRSTLERIKDVEDKNIEDINSAFKNLEDKLSDLSKGKKGYIEYLKYYTPGSYFVDKKR, from the coding sequence ATGATTAGTGATGTAAAAAAGCTTATAGAGTTAGCTGAAGATAAATTAAAATATCTAAATGACATGCTTTTATTAAATAATGAGTTAAATAAAGCAATAAATTCCCAAAATCTTGATGATATAAAAAGCATATTGGGAAGAAAGCAAGACATTATAAATAATATTGATAAAATAGACAAGGAATTTATACCAATGTATAATTTATACAAAAAAGTAAATAGGATTGATAGCATTTTTAATACACCTAATAATAACACAGAAAAAAGCGTATTAAAAGGAATATTAATTGAAATAAGGTCAACTCTCGAGAGGATAAAAGATGTAGAAGATAAAAATATTGAAGATATAAATAGTGCTTTTAAAAATCTTGAAGATAAGTTAAGCGACTTATCTAAAGGGAAAAAAGGATACATAGAATATTTAAAGTACTATACACCCGGCAGCTATTTTGTAGACAAAAAACGTTGA
- a CDS encoding zinc-ribbon domain-containing protein has product MYQDKTLVCKDCGAEFVWTAGEQEFYAQKGFQNAPVRCKACRDAKKQRNNQFNSRRGRAAGANK; this is encoded by the coding sequence ATGTATCAAGACAAGACATTGGTCTGCAAAGACTGTGGAGCAGAGTTTGTGTGGACTGCCGGTGAACAAGAATTTTATGCACAAAAGGGTTTTCAAAACGCACCAGTAAGGTGCAAAGCATGTAGAGATGCTAAGAAGCAGAGGAACAATCAGTTTAACTCCAGAAGAGGAAGAGCTGCTGGAGCAAATAAGTAA
- a CDS encoding basic amino acid ABC transporter substrate-binding protein, with protein sequence MKKVLIISLSLIVMLSIILSGCSKQSTLSRVKKSGVIVMGTSADFQPFEFHKLVNGKDTIMGFDVDLANAIAKKLGVKLEIKDIDFTGLIPALQSGQIDMAIAGMNATPDRKKNVDFSDEYYNSEQVLVVKSSSSINNLKDLNGKTVAVQLGTTSDDAAKKIKGINLNELNRLGDAFLSLENGRVDAILMESTIANAYLKEYKDMKMLHIKEINEAVPGYSVAVAKGNQDLVNQINSVIKELKDSGEYDKMLNKWMGK encoded by the coding sequence ATGAAAAAAGTTCTAATCATATCATTATCGCTGATAGTTATGTTATCTATCATTTTAAGTGGATGCTCAAAACAATCTACATTAAGCAGAGTCAAAAAATCGGGTGTCATTGTTATGGGCACAAGTGCGGATTTTCAACCATTTGAATTTCACAAACTTGTCAACGGAAAAGATACCATAATGGGCTTTGATGTAGATTTGGCAAATGCTATTGCAAAAAAATTAGGCGTAAAGCTTGAAATAAAAGATATAGACTTTACAGGATTGATACCAGCACTTCAGAGCGGACAGATTGATATGGCTATTGCAGGCATGAATGCAACACCAGATAGAAAGAAGAACGTCGATTTCTCAGATGAATATTACAATTCAGAGCAGGTTTTAGTTGTCAAAAGCTCCAGTTCAATAAATAATCTAAAAGACTTAAATGGAAAGACTGTTGCGGTACAGCTAGGTACTACATCTGATGATGCAGCAAAGAAGATAAAAGGGATAAACTTAAATGAATTAAATCGCTTAGGTGATGCATTTCTTTCATTGGAAAATGGTAGAGTCGATGCAATATTGATGGAAAGTACAATAGCAAATGCATATTTAAAAGAGTATAAGGACATGAAAATGCTACACATTAAAGAGATAAATGAAGCAGTACCCGGATATTCTGTTGCTGTCGCTAAGGGGAATCAAGATTTGGTAAATCAAATAAACAGTGTGATAAAAGAACTTAAAGATAGCGGTGAATATGACAAGATGTTGAACAAATGGATGGGAAAATAG
- a CDS encoding amino acid ABC transporter permease: protein MNLDFSSMPQYTQLFINGIIMTIELTLISVAIGAVLGLIVALMKMSSVKVISFIGSAYVEIIRGTPLLVQILIIYNGLPQFGIKFPGFVVGIIALSMNSAGYVAEIIRSGIQAVDPGQMEASRSLGMSHSMAMRYVIIPQAIKNILPALGNEFVVMLKESSIVSVIGFADLTRQAEIVSSVTYRAFEPLIIIAAIYFIMTLVFSRLLSKFERRLRSGDTR from the coding sequence ATGAATCTTGATTTTTCAAGTATGCCACAATACACTCAGCTTTTTATAAATGGCATCATAATGACCATAGAGCTTACACTCATATCTGTTGCTATTGGTGCAGTATTGGGATTGATTGTAGCTTTGATGAAGATGTCCAGCGTGAAAGTGATTAGCTTTATCGGCTCAGCGTATGTAGAGATTATAAGAGGGACGCCTCTTCTGGTGCAGATACTTATAATATACAATGGATTGCCACAGTTTGGCATAAAATTTCCCGGATTTGTAGTAGGTATAATAGCACTATCAATGAATAGTGCTGGATATGTTGCAGAGATTATCCGCTCAGGTATACAGGCAGTTGATCCAGGGCAGATGGAGGCATCTCGCTCACTTGGAATGTCTCACAGCATGGCTATGAGGTATGTCATAATTCCCCAGGCAATAAAAAACATACTGCCAGCCCTTGGCAACGAATTTGTCGTCATGTTAAAGGAGTCATCTATAGTATCTGTAATAGGCTTTGCAGATCTTACAAGACAAGCAGAAATAGTATCAAGTGTGACTTATAGGGCTTTTGAACCCCTTATAATAATAGCTGCTATATATTTCATAATGACACTTGTATTTTCAAGGCTATTAAGCAAGTTTGAAAGGAGGTTGAGGTCCGGTGATACGCGTTGA
- a CDS encoding amino acid ABC transporter ATP-binding protein, whose amino-acid sequence MIRVDNLHKNFGNLEVLKGVSLEVKKGEVLVIIGPSGSGKSTILRCINLLEEPTKGDIYIEGEKINDKKADINKIRQKVGMVFQHFNLFPNMTAIDNITLAPVKVKKMDKKDAEDIAIKLLKKVGLEDKRDSYPIKLSGGQKQRLAIARALAMQPDVMLFDEPTSALDPEMVKEVLNVMKELANEGMTMIVVTHEMGFAREVADRVIFVDDGVIVEEGTPKEVFENPKSPRTKEFFSKIL is encoded by the coding sequence GTGATACGCGTTGATAACCTCCATAAAAATTTTGGAAATTTAGAAGTGCTAAAAGGCGTTAGCTTGGAAGTGAAAAAGGGTGAAGTTTTGGTCATCATTGGCCCAAGTGGCTCCGGGAAAAGTACAATACTAAGATGTATAAATCTATTGGAAGAGCCTACAAAAGGCGATATATACATCGAAGGTGAAAAAATCAACGATAAAAAGGCTGATATAAACAAAATAAGGCAAAAGGTAGGTATGGTTTTTCAGCATTTCAACTTATTTCCAAATATGACAGCCATCGATAATATCACATTAGCGCCTGTAAAGGTAAAAAAGATGGATAAAAAAGATGCAGAAGATATTGCAATTAAGCTTCTAAAAAAAGTTGGACTTGAAGATAAAAGGGATTCTTATCCTATTAAGCTGTCAGGAGGTCAGAAGCAGAGGCTTGCCATCGCTAGGGCACTAGCTATGCAGCCTGATGTGATGCTGTTTGATGAACCAACATCGGCATTGGATCCAGAAATGGTAAAGGAAGTCTTAAATGTCATGAAGGAACTGGCTAATGAAGGAATGACCATGATTGTTGTAACACATGAGATGGGATTTGCAAGAGAAGTTGCTGATAGAGTTATATTTGTTGATGACGGTGTAATTGTTGAGGAAGGAACACCAAAGGAAGTATTTGAAAATCCAAAGAGCCCTAGGACAAAAGAGTTTTTCAGCAAAATACTGTAA
- the hpf gene encoding ribosome hibernation-promoting factor, HPF/YfiA family, which translates to MRITVSGRNGIMITDGLRNAALKSLSKIEKFFTEDTEARVVLSVQKNNQIAEVTIPFKGMIFRAEEVSDDMYASIDNVVDKLEKQILKYKTKLKNNFAVESIRFDVQQDYIKNDLSEETEFEVVKTKRFPVKPMSVQEAILQMNLLGHNFFVFTNSDTDDFTVVYKRKDGKYGLIEPTM; encoded by the coding sequence ATGAGGATAACAGTAAGCGGAAGAAATGGAATAATGATAACAGATGGGTTAAGAAATGCGGCATTGAAAAGCTTAAGCAAAATTGAGAAGTTTTTTACGGAAGACACAGAAGCGCGAGTAGTATTGAGCGTTCAAAAGAATAATCAGATTGCAGAGGTTACGATACCTTTTAAGGGAATGATATTTAGAGCTGAAGAAGTAAGTGATGATATGTATGCATCTATAGATAACGTTGTTGATAAGCTTGAAAAACAAATACTCAAGTACAAGACGAAATTAAAAAATAATTTTGCTGTAGAATCGATTAGATTTGACGTTCAGCAAGATTACATAAAAAATGACTTATCAGAAGAAACTGAGTTTGAGGTAGTTAAGACAAAAAGATTTCCTGTAAAACCAATGTCTGTACAGGAAGCTATTCTGCAGATGAATCTTCTTGGTCATAATTTCTTTGTTTTTACAAATTCTGATACAGACGATTTTACAGTTGTGTATAAGAGAAAAGATGGCAAATATGGCTTGATAGAGCCGACAATGTGA